The Catenulispora sp. GP43 genome includes a region encoding these proteins:
- a CDS encoding esterase/lipase family protein, with protein MPDLVVVVPGIMGSVLKRGNRVVWDTSVVTAARGILDFQTVVSALALPERLGDDAPDPAHVLEPAGLLRGWHLMPGAGSGRGYLGMVKQLRLLGPEPLRVAEFAYDWRLSNRYTARRLKRFTESALEQWQDTRRDPDARVVFVCHSMGGLVARHYVNQLGGHELCRRVITIGTPYSGSVNTVRTLTGGSWMPDRLVAAARTMPALHQLLPSFACVRTPQGPATLAAAPLPGIEPWMAADAADLHEQGHTRHGTPLHVFAGWRHNTRAGVEITPDGFDYRWTWPKTGAQGVVAERDLSGDGTVPRFAAIPPEWADDTAVAYRPVRHSEQPEDPDLVQSVWAKIENLTPQTFMDTDTDLGVDIPEYVPPGEPVVVRARAGAPDLKVVVTATSLRSPTDAQTAEADPDGAGGYLARLALGPGVWHVAVRVVGQPSASGDLVLVG; from the coding sequence ATGCCGGATCTGGTCGTCGTGGTGCCCGGGATCATGGGCAGCGTCCTCAAACGCGGCAACCGCGTCGTGTGGGACACCAGCGTCGTGACGGCGGCGCGCGGCATCCTGGACTTCCAGACCGTGGTGTCCGCGCTCGCCCTGCCCGAGCGGCTCGGCGACGACGCGCCGGACCCGGCGCACGTCCTGGAGCCGGCCGGACTCCTGCGCGGCTGGCACCTGATGCCCGGCGCGGGCTCCGGCCGGGGCTACCTCGGGATGGTCAAGCAGCTGCGCCTGCTGGGTCCCGAACCGCTGCGCGTCGCCGAGTTCGCCTACGACTGGCGGTTGTCCAACCGCTACACCGCCCGCCGCCTGAAGAGGTTCACCGAATCAGCCCTCGAACAGTGGCAGGACACCCGGCGGGACCCGGACGCCCGCGTCGTCTTCGTCTGCCATTCGATGGGCGGCCTGGTCGCGCGGCATTACGTCAACCAGCTCGGCGGCCACGAGCTGTGCCGGCGCGTCATCACCATCGGCACGCCCTACTCCGGATCGGTCAACACCGTACGCACCCTGACCGGCGGCTCCTGGATGCCCGACCGGCTGGTCGCCGCGGCCCGCACGATGCCCGCCCTGCACCAGCTCCTGCCGAGCTTCGCCTGCGTCCGCACGCCGCAGGGTCCTGCGACCCTGGCCGCGGCACCGCTGCCGGGCATCGAACCGTGGATGGCCGCCGACGCCGCCGATCTGCACGAGCAGGGGCACACCAGGCACGGCACCCCGCTGCACGTGTTCGCCGGGTGGCGCCACAACACCCGCGCCGGGGTCGAGATCACACCGGACGGCTTCGACTACCGCTGGACCTGGCCGAAGACCGGCGCCCAGGGCGTGGTCGCCGAGCGCGACCTCAGCGGCGACGGCACCGTCCCGCGCTTCGCGGCGATCCCGCCGGAATGGGCCGACGACACCGCCGTCGCCTACCGCCCGGTGCGGCACAGCGAACAACCCGAGGACCCGGACCTCGTGCAGAGCGTCTGGGCGAAGATCGAGAACCTCACCCCGCAGACCTTCATGGACACCGACACCGACCTCGGCGTCGACATCCCGGAGTACGTCCCGCCCGGCGAGCCGGTGGTGGTCCGGGCCCGGGCCGGCGCGCCGGACCTCAAGGTGGTCGTGACCGCCACCAGCCTCCGCTCGCCGACAGACGCGCAGACGGCCGAGGCCGATCCGGACGGCGCCGGCGGCTACCTGGCGCGGTTGGCGCTCGGCCCGGGCGTGTGGCACGTCGCCGTCCGCGTGGTCGGACAGCCCTCGGCGAGCGGGGACCTCGTCCTGGTCGGCTGA
- a CDS encoding AraC family transcriptional regulator: MSTGGGEARGADPTAADGLRRSGAALRRLRAERIGVRLAGRRIEFVDWGFYAPEPWRNFPHVHSCYELCYTYAGHGTFRVGGTERPVGPGELFLARPGDVHDIVADDEDPMGIVYWSWAVLQDGGTGNTTADAAALMEAFTTGENRIAEAADSPVPQILLLLAREAADPGPGSAEMIGSLASTLVVASARALSEPPSRLPARQAPATPGGPTVTTMVRYLHDNYHRPVRIQEVAAQVHLSERHAARLFRKYAGCTVHAYLARCRLEAAAQLLCDPGHRDTPIGAIARSCGYLDRRHFSESFQRHWGVSPADLRARGGTTHLAVSSVINSSCK; the protein is encoded by the coding sequence GTGAGCACCGGCGGCGGCGAGGCGCGCGGCGCGGACCCGACGGCGGCGGACGGCCTGCGCCGTTCCGGGGCGGCCCTGCGCCGCCTGCGCGCCGAACGGATCGGGGTCCGCCTCGCCGGCCGCCGGATCGAGTTCGTCGACTGGGGCTTCTACGCCCCCGAGCCGTGGCGCAACTTCCCGCACGTGCACTCCTGCTACGAGCTCTGCTACACCTACGCCGGGCACGGCACGTTCCGGGTCGGCGGCACCGAGCGGCCGGTCGGGCCGGGCGAGCTGTTCCTGGCCCGGCCCGGCGACGTCCACGACATCGTCGCCGACGACGAGGACCCGATGGGCATCGTCTACTGGTCCTGGGCCGTCCTCCAGGACGGCGGTACAGGGAACACGACTGCTGACGCCGCCGCCCTCATGGAAGCCTTCACCACCGGGGAGAACCGGATCGCGGAGGCCGCCGACAGTCCCGTCCCGCAGATCCTGCTGCTGCTCGCCCGGGAGGCCGCCGACCCCGGACCCGGCAGTGCGGAGATGATCGGCTCGCTCGCCTCGACGCTCGTCGTCGCGTCCGCCCGCGCCCTCAGCGAACCTCCTTCACGCCTCCCGGCTCGGCAGGCTCCCGCCACCCCGGGCGGGCCGACCGTGACCACGATGGTCCGCTACCTGCACGACAACTACCACCGGCCGGTGCGTATACAGGAGGTCGCCGCCCAGGTGCACCTGAGCGAGCGCCACGCCGCCCGGCTGTTCCGGAAGTACGCCGGCTGCACCGTGCACGCCTACCTGGCCCGGTGCCGCTTGGAGGCCGCCGCGCAACTGCTTTGCGACCCCGGACACCGCGACACCCCCATCGGCGCGATCGCCCGCTCCTGCGGCTACCTGGACCGCCGGCACTTCAGCGAGTCGTTCCAGCGGCATTGGGGTGTGTCCCCGGCGGACCTGCGGGCCCGCGGCGGGACCACTCACCTGGCCGTATCGAGCGTGATCAACAGTTCCTGCAAGTGA
- a CDS encoding phytanoyl-CoA dioxygenase family protein: MAEQHIQDAPEAAATTAARYPITDADVRFYRENGYLLVKGILDAGEAAAMRQECHDLLGRLNDTEDPTWGSAREAAGTAATRLRHCHDTQFHSAAFAQLLVDRRFTDTAAALNGSPNVQLHHTKMFVKPPENGSPFPMHQDHPFFPHAKDTVAAAIFHFSDAAEEHGCVRVVPGSHLEGPLEHIEDGSWHLSPDQWPLGDAVPCPAEAGDVLFFTYLTVHGSGLNTSDQERVTWLVQYRDPEDRPANDDHQWSLGQGMILRGVDPTGRRP, from the coding sequence ATGGCCGAACAGCACATCCAGGACGCACCCGAAGCCGCCGCCACCACCGCCGCGCGCTACCCGATCACCGACGCCGATGTCCGTTTCTACCGCGAGAACGGCTACCTGCTCGTCAAGGGGATCCTCGACGCCGGCGAGGCCGCCGCGATGCGGCAGGAGTGCCACGACCTCCTGGGCCGTCTCAACGACACCGAGGACCCGACGTGGGGCAGCGCCCGGGAAGCCGCCGGCACCGCCGCCACCCGGCTGCGGCACTGCCACGACACGCAGTTCCACTCCGCCGCCTTCGCGCAGCTGCTCGTCGACCGCCGCTTCACCGACACCGCCGCGGCCCTGAACGGCAGCCCCAATGTGCAGCTCCACCACACCAAGATGTTCGTCAAACCGCCGGAGAACGGCTCGCCGTTCCCCATGCACCAGGACCACCCGTTCTTCCCGCACGCCAAGGACACGGTCGCCGCGGCGATCTTCCACTTCAGCGATGCGGCGGAAGAGCACGGCTGCGTCCGCGTCGTGCCGGGCAGCCACCTCGAAGGCCCCTTGGAGCACATCGAGGACGGAAGCTGGCACCTGTCCCCGGACCAGTGGCCGCTCGGCGACGCCGTGCCGTGCCCCGCTGAAGCCGGCGACGTGCTGTTCTTCACCTACCTCACGGTCCACGGCTCCGGCCTGAACACCTCCGACCAGGAGCGCGTCACCTGGCTGGTGCAGTACCGCGACCCGGAGGACCGGCCCGCCAACGACGACCACCAGTGGTCCCTCGGCCAGGGCATGATCCTGCGCGGCGTCGACCCCACCGGCCGCCGCCCGTGA
- a CDS encoding RBBP9/YdeN family alpha/beta hydrolase produces the protein MSGQADVRPHGTDADPAGLPQSYVLLHGWQNRRPAGHWHHWLAEQLRAAGHHVEYPQLPDPDEPKPGQWVDAIVEALHATRGTRQTVVCHSLGCLAWLHLRATTQFAEAVNVDRLALVAPPSPPVVRSIPEIASFAPQAGSAVRPRELWDGVPIGARHARLVHSDNDRYCPEGADVFYGRPLGIVSDLMPGQGHLDMDAGYGSWPSMLAWCLDERARIEPRPAEPGTVGGP, from the coding sequence GTGAGCGGGCAAGCCGATGTGCGACCGCACGGGACCGACGCGGATCCGGCGGGACTCCCCCAGAGCTATGTGCTGCTGCACGGCTGGCAGAACCGCCGCCCGGCCGGCCACTGGCACCACTGGCTGGCCGAGCAGTTGCGCGCGGCCGGCCACCACGTCGAGTACCCGCAGCTCCCCGACCCCGACGAGCCCAAGCCCGGCCAGTGGGTGGACGCCATCGTCGAGGCGCTGCACGCGACCCGCGGCACCCGGCAGACCGTGGTCTGCCACAGTCTCGGGTGCCTGGCCTGGCTCCACCTGCGCGCCACCACGCAGTTCGCCGAGGCCGTGAACGTCGACCGGCTCGCGCTGGTCGCGCCGCCGAGCCCCCCGGTGGTCAGGTCCATCCCCGAGATCGCGTCGTTCGCCCCGCAGGCGGGGAGCGCCGTGCGGCCCCGCGAGCTGTGGGACGGCGTGCCCATCGGTGCCCGGCACGCCCGGCTGGTCCATTCGGACAACGACCGCTACTGCCCCGAGGGCGCTGATGTGTTCTACGGACGGCCGCTGGGCATCGTCAGCGATCTGATGCCCGGCCAGGGCCATCTGGACATGGACGCCGGGTACGGGAGCTGGCCCTCGATGCTCGCCTGGTGTCTGGACGAGCGGGCCCGGATCGAGCCCCGGCCCGCCGAGCCCGGAACCGTGGGCGGCCCTTAG
- a CDS encoding LysR family transcriptional regulator codes for MDLELRHLRILCAIADAGSVARAGVVLGYSQQALSSQLRRIEQYFGRDVFERSAAGVQPTRYGREILARARDIVARVDAIDVVPEADGMAGRVLRLAATNSPVLAGMTARIREEFPDLALTVSSVYASSETVEQLEKGDLDAAIAADYPGAELRHSEAIAHRGIFTEPTFVALPARHRLRRGLEVRLADLADEAWFLTPDDGAGWPGVFYGACEAAGFTPQKVHEYLGDRGQLQGMVAAGLGISPVQATFDPGAGVIVKALAGTPLWCRYVLAWRRDSMPESMAEALFAAAYAAHRELLARSPSFQAWASRTYTKTHP; via the coding sequence ATGGATCTCGAACTTCGCCACCTGCGGATCCTGTGCGCCATCGCGGACGCCGGCAGCGTCGCGCGGGCCGGGGTGGTTCTCGGCTACTCGCAGCAGGCGCTCAGTTCGCAGCTGCGCCGGATCGAGCAGTACTTCGGGCGGGATGTCTTCGAGCGCAGCGCCGCCGGGGTGCAGCCGACGCGGTACGGCCGGGAGATCCTCGCGCGGGCCCGGGACATCGTGGCGCGGGTGGACGCCATCGACGTGGTACCGGAGGCGGACGGGATGGCCGGGCGGGTGCTGCGGCTGGCCGCGACCAACTCGCCGGTGCTCGCCGGGATGACGGCACGGATCCGTGAGGAGTTCCCGGATCTCGCCCTGACCGTCAGCAGCGTCTATGCCTCGTCCGAGACCGTCGAGCAGTTGGAGAAGGGGGATCTGGACGCGGCGATCGCCGCCGACTATCCCGGCGCGGAGCTGCGGCACTCCGAGGCGATCGCGCACCGCGGCATCTTCACCGAGCCGACCTTCGTGGCGCTGCCGGCCCGGCACCGGCTGCGGCGCGGGTTGGAGGTGCGCCTCGCCGATCTGGCCGACGAGGCGTGGTTCCTGACCCCGGACGACGGTGCCGGCTGGCCGGGGGTGTTCTACGGGGCCTGCGAGGCCGCGGGGTTCACGCCGCAGAAGGTCCATGAGTACCTGGGCGACCGGGGCCAGCTTCAGGGGATGGTCGCGGCCGGGCTCGGGATCTCGCCGGTGCAGGCGACGTTCGACCCGGGTGCGGGAGTGATCGTCAAGGCGCTGGCGGGCACGCCGCTGTGGTGCCGCTACGTCCTGGCCTGGCGCCGGGACAGCATGCCGGAATCAATGGCCGAGGCGCTGTTCGCGGCGGCGTACGCGGCGCACCGGGAGCTGCTCGCCCGGTCGCCGAGCTTCCAGGCGTGGGCCTCGCGGACCTACACGAAGACGCATCCGTAG
- a CDS encoding tryptophan 2,3-dioxygenase, translating into MAMSAAVSMDEPGLERDLAAWSAAPVPACFPYLPVVGAYHRVGKHFVAASLLKHLDVARSALSESSDTKTSDTKTSDTDPQAPVLAAFLDVLLDKFDERYDYQTYLALSLLPMPDGGPAPLEAATGGSAQRQHDRLLVQLGADALAFELAALDGHTALFPHLRPDPAVAAKRCRLGLRSLGPALERLGLARDLEPALRPGPQDDLLAAARRICARVRADASPQERRVVGLTVLPVWISHDEYLFIRVLQAFETRFALLAVRLRAALAALAIGRPRTAAAEVRNAQAGLEESFRLFSLLATMQVASFQEFRRYTEGASAIQSRNYKLVESLCRIPDEDRLDSAAYRSVPELRERILQGPPSLDDAVWLACRDGELTPAERRDLTGALHGFAARVVQWRQTHYSLAVRMLGDRPGTGYTEGTPYLKQVRAVPVFQKTDPDC; encoded by the coding sequence ATGGCGATGTCGGCGGCGGTGTCGATGGACGAGCCCGGCCTGGAACGGGATCTGGCGGCGTGGTCGGCGGCCCCGGTCCCGGCGTGCTTCCCGTACCTGCCCGTGGTCGGCGCCTACCACCGGGTCGGCAAGCATTTCGTCGCCGCGAGCCTGCTCAAGCACCTGGACGTGGCCCGCTCCGCGCTGTCGGAGAGCTCTGACACGAAGACCTCCGACACGAAGACCTCCGACACCGATCCGCAGGCGCCGGTGCTGGCAGCCTTCCTGGACGTCCTGCTCGACAAGTTCGACGAGCGCTACGACTACCAGACCTACCTGGCCCTGAGCCTGCTGCCGATGCCCGACGGCGGCCCGGCGCCGCTGGAGGCCGCCACCGGCGGCAGCGCGCAGCGGCAGCACGACCGGCTGCTGGTCCAGCTCGGCGCCGACGCGCTCGCCTTCGAGCTGGCCGCCCTGGACGGCCACACCGCGCTGTTCCCGCATCTGCGGCCCGACCCGGCGGTCGCGGCCAAGCGGTGCCGGCTCGGGCTGCGCTCCCTGGGCCCGGCGCTGGAGCGGCTGGGCCTGGCACGGGACCTGGAGCCGGCGCTGCGGCCGGGGCCGCAGGACGACCTGCTGGCCGCCGCGCGGCGGATCTGCGCGCGGGTGCGCGCCGACGCCTCGCCGCAGGAGCGCCGCGTCGTCGGCCTCACGGTCCTGCCGGTGTGGATCTCGCACGACGAGTACCTGTTCATCAGGGTCCTGCAAGCCTTCGAGACCCGCTTCGCACTGCTGGCCGTGCGCCTGCGCGCGGCCCTGGCCGCACTCGCGATCGGCCGCCCGCGCACGGCCGCGGCCGAGGTCCGGAACGCACAGGCCGGGCTGGAGGAGTCCTTCCGGCTGTTCTCCCTGCTGGCGACCATGCAGGTCGCCTCGTTCCAGGAGTTCCGCCGCTACACCGAGGGCGCCAGCGCCATCCAGTCCCGCAACTACAAACTCGTCGAATCGCTGTGCCGGATCCCGGACGAGGACCGGCTGGACTCCGCCGCCTACCGGTCGGTGCCCGAGCTGCGCGAGCGCATACTCCAGGGCCCGCCGAGCCTGGACGACGCGGTCTGGCTCGCCTGCCGCGACGGCGAGCTGACACCCGCCGAACGCCGGGATCTGACCGGCGCGCTGCACGGCTTCGCCGCGCGCGTGGTGCAGTGGCGTCAGACGCACTACAGCCTGGCGGTGCGGATGCTCGGCGACCGGCCGGGCACCGGGTACACCGAGGGCACGCCGTATCTGAAGCAGGTGCGCGCCGTGCCGGTGTTCCAGAAGACCGACCCGGACTGCTAG
- a CDS encoding FUSC family protein produces the protein MSGLGAAWYRSIKTASRSGMRVERAFNDPSAALRSGLGVAIALFGALAWLGPAHAVLPALGAQLTGMTSVLPGYRRGPGLATVTALGLFASAFAGNAVAPWPVLFVLVLAVWAFGAAMFWALGAAPGIAASMTVPVMLTIARPPRDFGDAVQFALLIGGGAAVQVVLVVVWPDRSWNAQRGALADACASVADYARRLSRDPDAVFDPNALAQARAAATLTPRQARRRPSELSGIRVLMDEVRAVLAALARPGGRRPEGEQTQVRDLLDAAAGVLDTAAASIRTGSVAPPSTALLTAMERAARDSTVGEAARDAAEKLIDLLTQIDAVLRQTGEGGEGEPNRRGILTRPDIRQRLAEAGRTIRHELRRDSPIRRHALRVAVVVAVADGVGKLLNVQHGYWAALTVMMVMRPDFSQTFSRGVARFAGTLVGVALASAVVELSHPGPWVAALLAVACTSALYLVMQSGYLVASTLITAYIVFLLSMDGLALASTVRERVALTLFGGLIVFASYALWPSWQTVTLAGRLADLIETTGVYAAGAIEAVAVPGRGSRRRAREALLNSRDAYLALESAAIAAAQEPVRDRGPSREGLTRAHRALARLFEAAVVLQTHRPADDEPPRPAGTAFAHTLRDALVATASQVRHGQTVDATDLDSALQKWRAAADGTPSPILRDVTRLAAEANHLQELLITLDTAR, from the coding sequence ATGAGCGGGCTCGGCGCGGCGTGGTACCGCTCGATCAAGACGGCCTCCCGGTCGGGCATGCGGGTCGAGCGGGCGTTCAACGACCCGTCGGCCGCGCTGCGCTCCGGGTTGGGCGTGGCGATCGCCCTGTTCGGGGCGCTGGCCTGGCTCGGTCCGGCGCACGCCGTGCTGCCCGCGCTCGGCGCGCAGCTGACCGGGATGACCAGTGTGCTGCCCGGGTACCGGCGCGGGCCTGGGCTGGCCACGGTGACCGCGCTCGGGCTGTTCGCCAGTGCGTTCGCGGGCAATGCCGTGGCGCCCTGGCCGGTGCTGTTCGTCCTCGTGCTCGCGGTGTGGGCGTTCGGGGCCGCGATGTTCTGGGCGCTGGGGGCGGCGCCGGGGATCGCCGCGTCGATGACCGTGCCGGTGATGCTGACGATCGCGCGGCCGCCGCGCGACTTCGGGGACGCCGTCCAGTTCGCGCTGCTCATCGGCGGTGGCGCCGCGGTGCAGGTGGTCCTGGTGGTGGTCTGGCCCGACCGCTCCTGGAACGCGCAGCGGGGCGCGCTGGCCGATGCCTGCGCCTCGGTGGCCGACTACGCGCGCCGCCTGAGCCGGGACCCGGACGCGGTCTTCGACCCGAACGCGCTGGCCCAGGCCCGTGCCGCCGCGACGCTCACCCCGCGCCAGGCGCGCCGCCGGCCCTCGGAGCTGTCCGGCATCCGGGTGCTGATGGACGAGGTGCGTGCCGTGCTGGCGGCGCTCGCGCGGCCCGGCGGCCGGCGGCCCGAGGGCGAGCAGACGCAGGTCCGCGACCTGCTCGACGCCGCGGCCGGGGTGCTGGACACCGCGGCCGCGTCGATCCGCACCGGGTCGGTGGCGCCGCCGTCGACGGCGCTGCTCACCGCCATGGAGCGGGCGGCCCGCGACAGCACCGTCGGGGAGGCGGCCCGGGACGCGGCCGAGAAGCTGATCGACCTGCTGACGCAGATCGACGCGGTGCTGCGGCAGACCGGTGAGGGCGGCGAGGGCGAGCCGAACCGCCGGGGCATCCTGACCCGGCCCGACATCCGCCAGCGCCTGGCGGAGGCCGGCCGCACCATCCGGCACGAGCTGCGCCGCGACTCCCCGATCCGGCGGCACGCGCTGCGCGTGGCCGTGGTGGTGGCGGTGGCCGACGGGGTCGGCAAGCTGCTGAACGTGCAGCACGGTTACTGGGCCGCGCTGACCGTCATGATGGTGATGCGCCCGGACTTCTCGCAGACCTTCAGCCGCGGCGTGGCACGCTTCGCCGGCACCCTGGTGGGCGTCGCGCTCGCCTCGGCCGTCGTGGAGCTCTCCCATCCCGGGCCGTGGGTGGCCGCGCTGCTGGCCGTGGCGTGCACCAGCGCGCTGTATCTGGTGATGCAGTCCGGCTATCTGGTCGCCAGCACCCTGATCACCGCCTACATCGTCTTCCTGCTGTCGATGGACGGCCTCGCCCTGGCCAGCACTGTGCGCGAACGCGTCGCGCTGACGCTGTTCGGCGGACTGATCGTCTTCGCCTCCTACGCGCTGTGGCCGTCCTGGCAGACGGTCACCCTCGCCGGCCGGCTCGCCGACTTGATCGAGACCACCGGGGTCTACGCGGCCGGCGCGATCGAGGCGGTGGCCGTGCCGGGGCGGGGCAGCCGCAGGCGGGCCCGCGAGGCCCTGCTCAACTCGCGCGACGCGTACCTGGCGCTGGAGTCGGCGGCGATCGCGGCCGCCCAGGAGCCGGTGCGCGACCGCGGACCGAGCCGGGAGGGCCTCACGCGGGCCCACCGGGCGCTGGCCCGCCTGTTCGAGGCGGCCGTCGTCCTGCAGACGCACCGGCCCGCCGACGACGAGCCGCCCCGGCCCGCGGGCACTGCGTTCGCCCACACCCTGCGCGACGCGCTCGTCGCCACCGCCTCGCAGGTCCGCCACGGCCAGACCGTCGACGCGACGGACCTGGACAGCGCGTTGCAGAAATGGCGAGCGGCAGCCGACGGCACGCCCTCACCGATCCTGCGGGACGTCACCCGCCTCGCCGCCGAGGCGAATCACTTGCAGGAACTGTTGATCACGCTCGATACGGCCAGGTGA
- the kynU gene encoding kynureninase produces MQDVATFPTKSAAPPASRAECAALDAADPLAAIRDEFVLPEGVVYFDGNSLGALPRRTMAGVTRMIEQEWGQGLIRSWNGVDWYPMPHTIGERVAPLIGAAAGQTVICDSVSVNLFKILISALRMRPGRTVLVSELDIFPTDLYIAEGVGRLVPGSGRRLIGQDGPDLESVLGPDTAAVLLSHVDYRTGRLHDMAAITEQVHRHGALMIWDLCHSVGAMPIELDACGVDFAVGCTYKYLNGGPGSPAFLYAASRHQDSIDQPLLGWSGHADPFALEPGYTPVPGVGRFLAGTPPMLSFAGLLAALEVFEGIDLHQVRAKSLALAELVIARGDELGLDLATPREAGRRGSHVTFRHEHGYQIVQALIERGIIGDFRAPDHMRFGLTPLYTGFCEVWDAMDAMAEILASQSWRDERFGRHGIVT; encoded by the coding sequence GTGCAGGATGTCGCGACTTTCCCCACCAAGAGCGCCGCGCCGCCGGCCAGCCGGGCCGAGTGCGCCGCGCTGGACGCCGCGGACCCGCTGGCCGCGATCCGGGACGAGTTCGTCCTGCCGGAGGGGGTCGTCTACTTCGACGGCAACTCTCTCGGCGCGCTCCCCCGGCGGACCATGGCCGGGGTCACGCGGATGATCGAGCAGGAGTGGGGGCAGGGCCTGATCCGCAGCTGGAACGGCGTGGACTGGTACCCGATGCCGCACACCATCGGCGAGCGGGTGGCCCCGCTCATCGGGGCCGCCGCCGGGCAGACCGTGATCTGCGACTCCGTGTCGGTCAACCTCTTCAAGATCCTGATCAGCGCGCTGCGGATGCGCCCCGGGCGCACCGTCCTGGTGTCCGAGCTCGACATCTTCCCGACCGACCTGTACATCGCCGAGGGCGTGGGCCGGCTGGTCCCCGGCAGCGGGCGGCGGCTGATCGGGCAGGACGGCCCGGACCTGGAGTCCGTGCTGGGCCCGGACACCGCCGCGGTGCTGCTCTCGCACGTCGACTACCGCACCGGGCGCCTGCACGACATGGCCGCGATCACCGAGCAGGTGCACCGGCACGGGGCCCTGATGATCTGGGACCTGTGCCACTCGGTCGGCGCGATGCCGATCGAGCTGGACGCCTGCGGCGTGGACTTCGCCGTCGGATGCACCTACAAGTACCTCAACGGCGGCCCCGGCTCGCCGGCCTTCCTCTACGCCGCGTCGCGCCATCAGGACTCCATCGACCAGCCGCTGCTCGGCTGGTCGGGGCACGCCGACCCGTTCGCCCTGGAGCCCGGGTACACCCCGGTGCCGGGCGTGGGGCGGTTCCTGGCCGGGACCCCGCCGATGCTCAGCTTCGCCGGGCTCCTGGCCGCCCTGGAGGTGTTCGAGGGCATCGACCTGCACCAGGTGCGGGCCAAGAGCCTCGCCCTGGCCGAGCTGGTCATCGCCCGCGGCGACGAACTCGGCCTGGACCTGGCCACGCCCCGCGAGGCCGGCCGGCGCGGCAGCCACGTCACCTTCCGGCACGAGCACGGGTACCAGATCGTGCAGGCGCTGATCGAGCGGGGGATCATCGGGGACTTCCGCGCCCCGGACCACATGCGCTTCGGGCTGACGCCGCTCTACACCGGCTTCTGCGAGGTCTGGGATGCCATGGACGCGATGGCCGAGATCCTGGCCTCCCAGTCCTGGCGCGACGAGCGCTTCGGGCGGCATGGGATCGTCACCTGA
- a CDS encoding L-histidine N(alpha)-methyltransferase — MSGPSGLSPMTGGFPGDRAAGVWGASDTGRRNLPFFEDPAHSELILAHADTGFLPLKYAYAGSAAFTHAALASTEGYHSVVGTAELEVGVLMEAARGAAPTQVAEIGPGTGEHTLAFLTLLQEAAAAERARGTAEFPLPPDDARQAGFRYLGLDFSSTLLTMARGCLATGLAVDGVPFGPFDVRTALWDVEQARTDRVGAWRRDSGPVLMCLLGHTLGNLGDPVGALRHLAASARPGDLLLVGLTLYPRDASPDAILAPYLNDVFTAAVLEPLRAADFGAEDVLFEVRRRGRAVVGDVTFARRVDKSGHTYRPGQRVQCFFSTRFLPNEGLEIVRQAGWTVQSYAIDQPAEHLAIVARL, encoded by the coding sequence ATGTCCGGGCCATCGGGCCTATCACCGATGACCGGCGGCTTTCCGGGGGACCGGGCCGCCGGGGTGTGGGGGGCGAGCGACACGGGTCGCCGCAACCTGCCGTTCTTCGAAGATCCGGCGCACAGCGAGCTGATTCTCGCGCACGCCGATACCGGGTTCCTACCGTTGAAATACGCCTATGCCGGCAGCGCGGCGTTCACCCATGCCGCGCTGGCCTCGACCGAGGGCTACCACTCGGTGGTCGGGACCGCCGAGTTGGAGGTCGGCGTCCTGATGGAGGCGGCGCGGGGAGCGGCGCCGACACAGGTCGCCGAGATAGGTCCCGGCACCGGTGAGCACACGCTCGCGTTCTTGACCCTGCTCCAGGAGGCCGCCGCCGCCGAGCGTGCGCGCGGCACGGCCGAGTTCCCGCTTCCGCCCGATGACGCGCGGCAGGCGGGGTTCCGTTACCTGGGGCTCGACTTCAGCAGCACCCTGCTCACCATGGCGCGGGGCTGCCTGGCCACCGGGCTGGCGGTCGACGGCGTCCCGTTCGGGCCCTTCGACGTGCGGACCGCGCTGTGGGACGTGGAGCAGGCCCGGACCGACCGGGTCGGGGCCTGGCGCCGGGACTCCGGGCCGGTCCTGATGTGCCTTCTCGGGCACACGCTGGGGAACCTCGGCGATCCGGTGGGGGCCCTGCGGCACCTCGCCGCGTCGGCGCGGCCGGGCGATCTGCTGCTGGTCGGATTGACGCTCTATCCGCGGGACGCCTCTCCGGACGCGATCCTCGCCCCGTACCTGAACGACGTGTTCACCGCGGCGGTACTGGAACCGCTGCGGGCCGCGGACTTCGGGGCCGAGGACGTCCTGTTCGAGGTGCGGCGCCGTGGCCGTGCCGTCGTCGGGGACGTCACGTTCGCCCGCCGCGTCGACAAGAGCGGCCACACCTACCGTCCCGGGCAAAGGGTGCAGTGCTTCTTCAGCACGCGATTCCTGCCGAACGAGGGGCTCGAGATCGTCAGACAAGCCGGCTGGACAGTGCAGTCCTACGCCATCGACCAGCCCGCTGAGCATCTGGCCATTGTCGCTCGGCTCTAA